One window of the Allorhizobium ampelinum S4 genome contains the following:
- the rho gene encoding transcription termination factor Rho, translating into MAEMKLQELKSKSPTDLLAFAESLEVENASTMRKQELMFAILKMLASQDVEIIGEGVVEVLQDGFGFMRSANANYLPGPDDIYISPSQIRRFSLKTGDTVEGPIRGPKEGERYFALLKVNTINFEDPEKIRHKVHFDNLTPLYPNERFKMELEIPTSKDLSSRVIDLVAPLGKGQRGLIVAPPRTGKTVLLQNIAHSITANHPECYLIVLLIDERPEEVTDMQRSVRGEVVSSTFDEPAVRHVQVAEMVIEKAKRLVEHGRDVVILLDSITRLGRAYNTVVPSSGKVLTGGVDANALQRPKRFFGAARNIEEGGSLTIIATALIDTGSRMDEVIFEEFKGTGNSEIVLDRKVADKRIFPSMDILKSGTRKEDLLVPRQDLQKIFVLRRILAPMGTTDAIEFLIDKLKQTKTNGDFFESMNT; encoded by the coding sequence ATGGCTGAAATGAAGCTACAAGAACTCAAGAGCAAATCGCCAACCGATCTGCTGGCCTTTGCGGAATCGCTTGAGGTCGAAAATGCCAGCACGATGCGCAAACAGGAATTGATGTTTGCCATTTTGAAAATGCTGGCCAGCCAGGATGTCGAAATCATTGGTGAAGGCGTTGTCGAAGTCCTGCAGGATGGTTTCGGGTTCATGCGTTCGGCCAATGCCAACTATTTGCCGGGTCCGGACGACATCTACATTTCGCCGTCGCAGATCCGTCGGTTTTCGCTGAAGACCGGCGATACCGTCGAAGGACCGATCCGCGGACCCAAGGAAGGCGAGCGCTATTTCGCGCTGCTGAAAGTCAATACGATCAATTTCGAGGATCCGGAAAAGATCCGCCATAAGGTCCACTTCGATAACCTGACGCCGCTCTACCCGAATGAGCGGTTCAAGATGGAACTGGAGATTCCAACTTCCAAGGACCTTTCGTCCCGGGTCATCGATCTGGTTGCGCCGCTTGGCAAAGGCCAGCGCGGTTTGATCGTCGCGCCGCCGCGGACTGGTAAAACCGTCCTGCTCCAGAATATCGCTCATTCCATTACCGCTAACCATCCGGAATGCTATCTGATCGTTCTTCTGATCGATGAACGTCCTGAAGAAGTGACGGATATGCAGCGCTCCGTGCGGGGCGAAGTCGTTTCATCGACCTTTGACGAACCGGCCGTGCGCCACGTTCAGGTCGCGGAAATGGTCATTGAGAAGGCCAAACGGTTGGTTGAGCACGGTCGTGACGTTGTCATCCTGCTCGATTCCATTACCCGCCTTGGCCGCGCCTATAACACTGTCGTTCCGTCTTCTGGCAAGGTCCTGACGGGTGGTGTGGATGCCAATGCGCTGCAACGCCCCAAGCGCTTCTTTGGCGCAGCGCGTAATATCGAAGAAGGTGGTTCGCTGACGATTATTGCAACGGCATTGATCGATACCGGCAGCCGTATGGACGAAGTGATCTTTGAAGAGTTCAAAGGTACCGGCAATTCCGAAATTGTGCTTGACCGCAAGGTTGCCGACAAGCGTATCTTCCCGTCCATGGATATTCTGAAATCCGGAACGCGCAAAGAAGACCTGCTGGTGCCGCGTCAGGATCTGCAGAAGATCTTTGTTCTTCGCCGGATTCTTGCTCCAATGGGAACAACCGACGCTATCGAATTCCTGATCGACAAATTGAAACAGACGAAGACCAATGGCGATTTCTTCGAATCGATGAATACCTGA